In Andreesenia angusta, a single genomic region encodes these proteins:
- a CDS encoding MgtC/SapB family protein translates to MLSTESIVFKLILSIILSGAIGIERESLRRPAGLRTHILVCVGSTLVMLTSLYLFEIFKDTANMQPDRLGAQVISGIGFLGAGTIIRDGNNVKGLTTAAGLWAVACIGLAVGAGFYVGAIASSLLVLFTLIAFGRIEKYLGDDKYIEIEIVSKNRAGQIGIISNKIGAMGIKIVKIDSYAGEDEEELVVIEILMSVNRDLNRTLNRKLLVKELSKLPGIVSVKER, encoded by the coding sequence ATGCTGAGCACAGAAAGCATAGTATTCAAGTTGATACTCTCTATAATACTTTCTGGGGCGATAGGCATAGAGAGAGAGTCCCTCAGAAGACCTGCGGGGCTCAGAACCCACATACTCGTATGTGTAGGGTCTACGCTTGTGATGCTCACATCGCTCTATCTCTTTGAGATATTCAAGGACACGGCCAACATGCAGCCAGACAGGTTAGGGGCCCAGGTCATAAGCGGGATAGGATTTTTGGGAGCTGGAACTATAATAAGGGACGGAAACAATGTAAAAGGACTCACTACAGCTGCTGGACTTTGGGCCGTAGCCTGCATAGGACTCGCCGTGGGGGCGGGTTTCTATGTAGGGGCCATTGCAAGTTCGCTGCTTGTGCTTTTCACCCTTATAGCCTTTGGCAGAATAGAGAAATACCTTGGGGATGACAAGTATATAGAGATAGAGATAGTTTCTAAAAACAGGGCCGGGCAGATAGGCATAATCTCCAACAAGATAGGGGCCATGGGGATCAAGATAGTGAAGATAGACTCATATGCTGGCGAAGATGAAGAGGAGCTTGTAGTCATAGAGATACTTATGAGCGTGAACAGGGATTTGAACAGGACGCTCAACAGAAAGCTCCTTGTAAAGGAACTTTCGAAGCTTCCTGGGATTGTAAGCGTAAAGGAAAGGTAG
- a CDS encoding PolC-type DNA polymerase III — protein sequence MASSIRYVRDLKETVGLDGISEDILEVEIESVNIHKESKTLRVKLNSGKLVLDEDLDRLTSALKRKLSKFDFLSAEISYDFPLEDHFEGYIKNLCSLIKAEIPSSCGWIEGLVISLCGSKITLKTPNELAIARMKLAEISCKIKEKVQSEFGIDVLVEFGKVDQEENPEDYNKRKEAEEQSILERISRGIDASPKSEKQSSATGETGKKSGFTQADNRKKSRALVKKISGERTAISDINIHSGAVITEGEVFDLEKKEIKGNKKIYIFNLTDFKSSVNMKMFVSESQEEEVGSVISNGNYIRVQGDAMYDTFSRQLSVMLKSAEKLARAVRKDESTEKRVELHCHTKMSSMDGVASASSLVKRAIEWGHKAIAITDHGVVQGFPEAMYESGGKDIKVIYGLEGYLVDDGKGVVESPGNRNLNTDYVVFDIETTGFSPRNDSIIEIGAVKIEQGNVVSEFSELIDPKRSLPDKIVELTGITDQMLAGKMEIDQVLPKFLEFAGDSVLVAHNAQFDMSFIRTKARELLGAEVKNTVLDTLSLARAVYPRLKNHKLNTVAKHVGASLENHHRAVDDSRATAQILLKLLEPATESGVETLEGLNEYSLKHRDLRKERSNHIIIYAKDYTGLKNLYKIVSSSHMDHFYRKPRIPRSTLCKFREGLILGTACESGELYGAILKNRPEEEIERIVDFYDFLEIQPIGNNMFLARNGDVSGEEELMDINRKIVELGEKSGKLVVATGDVHFLEPEDEVYRRILMAGQGFSDADDQAPLYFRTTEEMMAEFEYLGPEKCKEVVVENTNRLADMVEDLKPIPDGTYPPEIEGADEELREMNYKKAIGIYGDPLPEIVKDRLDRELNSIISNGYAVLYIISQKLVTKSLRDGYLVGSRGSVGSSLVATMSDITEVNPLPPHYICTECKYSEFVLDGSVGSGVDLEDKTCPKCGIELVKEGHDIPFEVFLGFEGDKEPDIDLNFAGEYQPVAHKYTEELFGRGYVFRAGTIGTVAEKTAYGFVRKYYESKGEDVSGAEISRLVKGCTGIKRTSGQHPGGVMVVPSYKDVFDFTPIQYPADDDSSGVVTTHFDYNAISGRILKLDILGHDVPSIIRMLEDITGVKPEKAPLDDPETKKLFLSTESLGVEPEEIKSEVGTLGIPEFGTKFVRQMLVDTRPTTFSELVRISGLSHGTDVWINNAHELVKAGIAKLNEVICTRDDIMNYLIYSGLDKKKSFKMMEKVRKGKGLTDEEEAYMRENNVPEWYIESCQKIKYMFPKAHAVAYVMMSFRIAYFKVHYPEAFYATYFTTKAADFDAELILKGREVVEQKISELEKLGLEKSAKEKNLLTVLEVALEMYARGFTFERVNLYKSDSDKFTLGEKGILPPLKSLEGVGENAARSIVKERSDGDFISIEDMVIRAKVSKTVVEALRLHGCLDGMPETNQLNLFTI from the coding sequence ATGGCTTCGTCGATTAGATATGTCAGAGATTTAAAAGAAACAGTAGGTCTTGACGGAATAAGCGAGGATATTCTGGAAGTTGAGATAGAAAGCGTCAATATACACAAAGAGAGCAAAACACTTAGGGTTAAACTAAACTCTGGAAAACTGGTTTTAGACGAGGACTTAGATCGCTTGACCTCTGCACTTAAGAGGAAGCTGTCTAAGTTCGATTTTTTGAGTGCAGAGATAAGCTATGACTTTCCGCTAGAAGATCACTTTGAAGGCTACATAAAAAACCTATGCAGCCTTATAAAGGCGGAGATTCCGTCTAGTTGCGGATGGATAGAGGGACTTGTGATATCGCTCTGTGGGAGTAAGATTACTCTTAAGACTCCTAACGAGCTGGCTATAGCCAGGATGAAATTGGCGGAGATATCGTGCAAGATAAAGGAGAAGGTGCAGTCGGAGTTTGGAATAGATGTTCTAGTCGAATTTGGCAAAGTAGATCAGGAAGAGAATCCGGAAGACTACAACAAGAGGAAAGAGGCGGAAGAGCAGAGCATCTTGGAGCGCATATCTAGAGGGATAGACGCTTCTCCAAAGTCTGAGAAGCAGTCGTCTGCGACAGGGGAAACTGGGAAAAAGTCAGGATTCACACAAGCTGACAACAGAAAGAAGAGCAGGGCGCTTGTAAAGAAGATAAGCGGAGAGAGGACAGCCATCTCGGATATAAATATACACTCTGGAGCTGTAATTACAGAGGGAGAGGTCTTCGACCTTGAAAAAAAAGAGATAAAGGGAAACAAGAAGATATATATATTCAACCTCACCGACTTCAAGAGTTCTGTAAACATGAAGATGTTTGTAAGCGAAAGTCAAGAAGAAGAGGTCGGCAGCGTGATATCTAACGGGAACTACATAAGAGTTCAGGGAGATGCCATGTACGACACTTTTTCAAGACAGCTTTCTGTGATGCTCAAGAGCGCAGAGAAGCTGGCGAGAGCTGTCAGAAAAGACGAGTCCACCGAGAAGAGGGTGGAGCTTCACTGCCACACCAAGATGAGCTCTATGGACGGAGTGGCCAGCGCTTCATCTCTTGTAAAGCGGGCTATAGAGTGGGGGCATAAGGCGATAGCCATAACAGACCACGGAGTCGTACAGGGCTTCCCGGAGGCCATGTACGAGAGCGGCGGAAAGGACATAAAGGTGATATACGGGCTGGAAGGATACCTTGTAGACGATGGAAAAGGCGTAGTGGAAAGCCCAGGGAATAGAAATCTAAATACAGACTATGTGGTGTTCGACATAGAGACAACTGGCTTCTCCCCTAGAAACGACAGCATAATAGAGATAGGGGCTGTCAAGATAGAGCAGGGGAACGTGGTGTCGGAGTTCAGCGAGCTGATAGATCCAAAGCGTTCGCTCCCAGACAAGATAGTGGAGCTTACAGGTATAACAGACCAGATGCTAGCTGGCAAGATGGAAATAGATCAGGTGCTTCCGAAGTTTCTGGAGTTCGCTGGAGACTCGGTGCTGGTGGCGCACAACGCCCAGTTTGACATGTCTTTTATAAGGACAAAGGCCAGGGAGCTGCTCGGTGCAGAGGTCAAAAACACTGTACTGGACACGCTTTCGCTTGCAAGGGCAGTATATCCAAGGCTCAAAAACCACAAGCTGAACACAGTGGCAAAGCATGTAGGAGCTTCGCTTGAAAACCACCACAGGGCTGTAGACGACTCAAGGGCTACAGCGCAGATACTTCTCAAGCTTCTGGAGCCTGCCACGGAGTCAGGAGTCGAAACGCTAGAAGGTCTGAACGAGTATTCGCTTAAGCACAGGGACCTGAGGAAAGAGCGGAGTAACCACATAATAATCTATGCAAAAGACTATACGGGGCTAAAGAACCTCTACAAGATAGTCTCATCATCCCATATGGACCACTTCTACAGAAAGCCCAGGATACCGAGGTCTACACTGTGCAAGTTCAGGGAAGGGCTGATACTCGGGACTGCCTGCGAGAGCGGTGAGCTCTACGGGGCGATACTCAAGAACAGGCCGGAAGAAGAGATAGAGAGGATAGTAGATTTCTACGACTTCCTGGAGATACAGCCCATAGGGAACAATATGTTCCTAGCTAGAAACGGAGACGTTTCCGGCGAAGAGGAGCTTATGGACATAAACAGAAAGATAGTGGAGCTTGGAGAGAAATCTGGAAAGCTTGTTGTGGCAACTGGGGACGTACACTTCCTGGAGCCTGAAGACGAGGTCTACAGGAGGATACTCATGGCGGGGCAAGGGTTCTCAGATGCGGACGACCAGGCTCCGCTCTACTTCAGGACGACCGAGGAGATGATGGCCGAGTTTGAATACCTTGGCCCCGAAAAGTGCAAAGAGGTTGTGGTGGAAAACACCAACAGGTTAGCCGACATGGTGGAGGACTTAAAGCCAATACCGGATGGCACTTATCCACCAGAGATAGAAGGAGCGGACGAGGAGCTCCGGGAGATGAACTACAAGAAGGCCATAGGCATATACGGAGATCCTCTGCCGGAGATCGTAAAAGACAGGCTGGACCGAGAGCTGAACTCCATAATAAGCAACGGCTACGCCGTGCTCTATATAATCTCGCAGAAGCTGGTTACAAAGTCGCTCAGGGACGGATACCTTGTAGGCTCTAGGGGGTCTGTAGGGTCCTCACTTGTGGCCACCATGAGCGACATAACAGAGGTAAACCCTCTTCCGCCGCACTATATATGCACAGAGTGCAAGTACAGCGAATTCGTCTTGGACGGGTCTGTAGGATCAGGAGTGGACTTAGAGGACAAGACCTGCCCAAAATGCGGTATAGAGCTAGTGAAAGAGGGACACGATATACCTTTCGAGGTGTTTCTAGGCTTCGAAGGAGACAAAGAGCCTGATATAGACCTGAACTTCGCAGGAGAGTATCAGCCTGTAGCCCACAAGTACACAGAGGAGCTTTTCGGAAGAGGCTATGTATTCAGGGCAGGTACAATAGGCACCGTGGCCGAGAAGACGGCCTACGGCTTTGTCAGAAAGTACTACGAATCCAAGGGCGAAGATGTGTCTGGAGCAGAGATAAGCAGGCTTGTGAAAGGGTGTACCGGAATAAAGAGGACTTCGGGACAGCACCCAGGGGGAGTAATGGTAGTGCCGTCCTACAAAGACGTGTTCGACTTCACGCCTATACAGTACCCGGCAGACGACGACAGCTCCGGAGTCGTGACTACGCATTTCGACTACAACGCCATAAGCGGAAGAATACTGAAGCTCGACATACTGGGGCACGACGTGCCGAGTATTATAAGGATGCTAGAGGACATAACAGGGGTAAAGCCCGAGAAGGCCCCTCTAGATGACCCAGAGACAAAAAAGCTGTTTCTGAGCACGGAGTCGCTGGGGGTGGAGCCCGAGGAGATAAAGTCAGAGGTTGGAACTCTTGGAATACCGGAGTTCGGAACCAAGTTCGTAAGACAGATGCTAGTTGATACAAGGCCCACCACCTTCTCGGAGCTAGTCAGGATAAGTGGACTTTCGCACGGGACAGACGTTTGGATAAACAATGCGCACGAGCTCGTAAAGGCTGGGATAGCGAAGCTGAACGAAGTCATATGTACAAGAGACGATATAATGAACTACCTTATATACAGCGGACTAGACAAGAAGAAGTCCTTTAAGATGATGGAGAAGGTCAGGAAGGGAAAAGGGCTTACAGACGAGGAAGAGGCATACATGAGGGAGAACAACGTGCCGGAGTGGTATATAGAGTCTTGCCAGAAGATAAAGTACATGTTCCCCAAGGCCCATGCGGTTGCCTACGTTATGATGTCTTTCAGGATAGCCTATTTCAAGGTGCATTACCCAGAGGCTTTCTATGCCACCTACTTTACTACCAAGGCGGCAGACTTCGACGCAGAGCTTATACTCAAGGGAAGAGAAGTGGTAGAGCAGAAGATATCGGAGCTTGAGAAGCTTGGGCTTGAAAAGTCTGCAAAGGAGAAGAACCTGCTCACAGTGCTTGAAGTTGCGCTTGAAATGTACGCAAGGGGATTCACATTCGAAAGGGTCAACTTGTACAAGTCGGATAGCGACAAGTTCACCCTTGGAGAAAAGGGAATACTTCCACCGCTTAAATCGCTAGAGGGTGTAGGCGAGAATGCGGCTAGGAGCATAGTGAAAGAGAGATCAGACGGAGACTTTATCTCAATAGAGGACATGGTGATTCGGGCGAAAGTCAGCAAGACGGTGGTGGAAGCGCTGAGGCTTCATGGCTGTCTAGACGGAATGCCTGAGACAAACCAGCTAAATCTTTTTACTATTTGA
- the rimP gene encoding ribosome maturation factor RimP: MKRADIEKLVESMSNEIAEDLGFEIVDVEYVKEGADMYLKVYIDKPGGINIDDCQLFSQKLNPILDEKDPIKEYYFLEVSSPGLNRPLKKDKDFERSIGSQVEIGLYAPIDGSKSYSGVLLEYDGDMIVIEDESSNRVEIERKAIAKINLTVEF; the protein is encoded by the coding sequence ATGAAAAGAGCAGATATAGAAAAACTGGTCGAGTCGATGTCGAACGAGATAGCAGAAGACCTGGGATTCGAAATAGTGGATGTGGAGTATGTTAAAGAAGGAGCAGATATGTACCTCAAGGTCTACATAGACAAGCCAGGAGGGATAAACATAGACGACTGTCAGCTTTTCAGCCAAAAGCTAAATCCAATTCTAGACGAGAAGGACCCTATAAAAGAGTACTACTTCTTAGAGGTTTCATCTCCAGGGCTAAACAGGCCGCTTAAAAAAGACAAGGACTTTGAGAGAAGCATAGGAAGCCAGGTTGAAATAGGACTATACGCTCCGATAGACGGCTCGAAGAGCTACTCGGGAGTGCTTTTAGAGTACGATGGTGATATGATAGTTATAGAGGACGAAAGTTCAAACAGAGTTGAAATAGAGAGAAAAGCCATAGCCAAGATAAACTTGACTGTGGAGTTTTAA
- the nusA gene encoding transcription termination factor NusA, which produces MNAEFIEALQEIEKDKGISKDIIFDALEAALISGYKKNFGSSQNVEVLIDRVTGEVRVFAKKEVSEEVYDDLLEISLEEAKEIDPSFELGDIVQIEITPRNFGRIAAQTSKQVVTQKIKEAEREIIYGEYIDRENEILTGIVQRAGSASTLIDLGKLEGSLSVTEQIPGESFQQGDRIKVFVVEVKKTSKGPQILLSRTHPGLVKRLFELEVPEIQDGTVEIFSISREAGSRTKIAVYSNDPEVDPVGACVGFKGNRVRAIVDELNGEKIDIIVWDKDPAVFIENSLSPSKVLKVSVNEDQKSALVVVPDYQLSLAIGKEGQNARLAAKLTGWKIDIKSETQYIGEGGSKDELNYSKSDEMDSIL; this is translated from the coding sequence ATGAATGCCGAATTTATAGAGGCTCTTCAGGAAATTGAAAAAGACAAGGGCATATCTAAGGATATTATATTCGATGCGCTAGAGGCAGCGCTTATATCGGGATACAAGAAGAACTTCGGGTCTTCTCAAAACGTGGAGGTACTGATAGACAGAGTTACAGGCGAGGTAAGGGTGTTTGCCAAAAAGGAAGTGTCAGAAGAGGTATACGACGACCTTCTAGAGATAAGCCTTGAAGAGGCAAAGGAAATAGACCCTTCTTTTGAACTAGGAGATATCGTACAGATAGAGATAACACCTAGAAACTTTGGAAGAATAGCTGCCCAGACTTCGAAGCAGGTGGTTACTCAGAAGATAAAGGAAGCCGAGAGAGAGATAATATACGGTGAGTATATAGACAGGGAAAACGAAATACTGACTGGAATAGTTCAAAGGGCAGGCTCAGCGAGCACGCTTATAGACCTTGGAAAGCTGGAGGGTTCGCTTTCTGTGACAGAGCAGATACCAGGGGAAAGCTTCCAGCAGGGAGACAGAATCAAGGTGTTTGTGGTGGAAGTCAAGAAGACTTCAAAAGGGCCGCAGATACTTCTCTCAAGGACTCACCCAGGTCTTGTAAAGAGGCTTTTCGAGCTAGAGGTGCCTGAGATACAGGACGGAACTGTGGAGATATTCAGCATATCGAGAGAAGCAGGGTCTAGAACTAAGATAGCTGTCTACTCTAACGACCCGGAAGTAGATCCAGTAGGAGCTTGCGTAGGCTTCAAGGGCAACAGGGTAAGGGCAATAGTAGACGAGCTAAACGGAGAGAAGATAGATATAATAGTATGGGATAAAGATCCGGCTGTATTTATAGAGAACAGCTTAAGCCCATCTAAGGTGCTGAAGGTAAGTGTAAACGAGGACCAGAAATCTGCGCTAGTAGTGGTTCCGGACTACCAGCTTTCGCTGGCTATAGGTAAAGAGGGGCAGAACGCAAGACTGGCAGCCAAGCTTACAGGATGGAAAATAGACATAAAGAGTGAAACACAGTATATAGGCGAAGGCGGCAGTAAAGATGAGCTAAACTATTCTAAGTCCGATGAGATGGATTCGATTCTTTAG
- the rnpM gene encoding RNase P modulator RnpM, whose product MKTKKIPLRRCVGCNESKPKKELVRIVKSKEGEIAVDLTGKANGRGAYICRDSECLKKAMKSKRVERALETQIPDEVYDRLLEEIESEK is encoded by the coding sequence GTGAAAACAAAGAAGATACCACTTAGAAGATGTGTTGGGTGCAATGAAAGCAAGCCCAAGAAAGAGCTAGTAAGGATAGTTAAAAGCAAGGAAGGCGAAATAGCAGTAGACCTTACAGGAAAGGCAAACGGAAGAGGCGCTTATATATGCAGAGACTCAGAATGCTTGAAAAAGGCGATGAAAAGCAAGCGTGTAGAAAGAGCTCTAGAGACTCAGATTCCTGACGAAGTATACGACAGACTCTTAGAGGAGATTGAAAGTGAAAAGTAA
- a CDS encoding L7Ae/L30e/S12e/Gadd45 family ribosomal protein codes for MKSKFLALLGLGKRAGYLTTGETGCELNLKKMKSSLIVVAGDASENTKKKFGNMCNSRGVEMLIVSTKEELGQILGKGIVAVISVNDGEFGKALVQKLNDK; via the coding sequence GTGAAAAGTAAATTTCTAGCCCTTTTAGGGCTTGGCAAAAGAGCGGGATATTTGACTACAGGAGAGACAGGATGCGAACTGAATCTTAAAAAGATGAAGTCGAGTCTTATAGTAGTCGCTGGCGACGCTTCTGAAAACACAAAAAAGAAGTTTGGGAATATGTGCAATAGCAGGGGAGTGGAAATGCTCATTGTCTCTACAAAGGAAGAGCTAGGACAGATTCTGGGAAAAGGCATAGTGGCGGTGATCTCTGTAAATGACGGTGAATTTGGAAAAGCCTTAGTTCAAAAGCTGAACGATAAATAG
- the infB gene encoding translation initiation factor IF-2, translated as MKIRVYELAKDLGLTSKDLIEKLKELDIKVGNHMSTLDEETVEILKELFTGAAEGIEQAKEAQVEEKSEPENQVEDKKEIKRKEDTMEKTDNIDQEVENKSDLPVIKIGESVQVKELAEKLGVQVSDVITKLIGLGVMATLNQEIDYDTASIIAAEYEYAVEGEVSDIENMEELLEQTYNYVDDEADLKSRPPVVTVMGHVDHGKTSLLDAIRNTNVTNKEAGGITQHIGASTVKINNEKIVFLDTPGHEAFTSMRARGAQITDVAILVVAADDGVMPQTVEAINHSKAAGVPIIVAVNKIDKPAANPDKVKQELTEYGLVPEDWGGDTIFVNVSAKTGEGIEDILEMILLVAEVQELKANPNRRAVGTIIEAKLDKGRGAVATVLVQKGTLSVGDAIITGKTYGRVRAMIDDKGKKIKKAGPSTPVEIIGLSEVPESGDRMYMVEDDKKARYLGEKMKGKHRDAKMKEGQKVSLDNLFDTIQDGQVKELNIIVKADVRGTIEAIKQSLLKLSNEEVRVNPIHGGVGAITESDIMLASASNAIVIGFNVRPTNNAMEIASSEEVDVRTYRVIYNAIEDIKAAIDGMLEPEYKEVFQGRAEVREIFKIPGGVAAGIYVQTGKITRASQIRILRDNIVIYEGELSSLRRFKDDVKELAVNYEGGLAIEGFKDMKEGDVVEAFIMEEIKR; from the coding sequence ATGAAAATTAGGGTATATGAATTAGCCAAGGACTTAGGTCTTACATCTAAGGACCTTATAGAAAAGCTTAAGGAACTTGATATAAAAGTGGGAAACCACATGAGCACGCTTGACGAAGAGACGGTGGAAATACTAAAAGAGCTCTTTACCGGAGCAGCAGAGGGAATCGAACAGGCTAAAGAGGCTCAAGTGGAAGAGAAATCAGAGCCTGAGAATCAAGTAGAAGACAAAAAAGAAATTAAAAGAAAAGAGGATACTATGGAGAAAACCGATAATATAGACCAAGAAGTTGAAAACAAAAGCGATCTACCAGTTATAAAGATTGGGGAGTCAGTACAGGTAAAAGAGCTGGCAGAAAAGCTAGGAGTACAGGTATCAGACGTAATAACTAAGCTTATAGGTCTTGGTGTTATGGCTACACTGAACCAGGAGATAGACTATGACACTGCCAGCATAATAGCAGCAGAGTACGAGTACGCTGTAGAGGGAGAAGTATCAGACATAGAGAATATGGAAGAGCTTCTAGAGCAGACTTACAACTATGTAGATGATGAAGCAGACCTAAAGTCTAGACCTCCTGTAGTAACTGTTATGGGACACGTAGACCACGGTAAGACTTCACTTCTGGATGCGATCAGAAACACAAACGTAACAAACAAGGAAGCAGGAGGGATAACTCAGCATATAGGAGCTTCAACTGTAAAAATAAACAACGAGAAGATAGTTTTCCTGGATACTCCAGGTCACGAGGCGTTTACTTCTATGAGAGCCAGGGGAGCGCAGATAACAGACGTAGCTATACTTGTAGTTGCAGCAGATGACGGGGTAATGCCTCAGACAGTGGAAGCTATAAACCACTCGAAGGCTGCAGGAGTGCCTATAATAGTTGCAGTAAACAAGATAGACAAGCCGGCTGCAAACCCAGACAAGGTTAAGCAGGAGCTTACAGAGTATGGACTTGTTCCAGAGGACTGGGGTGGAGACACTATATTCGTAAACGTATCTGCCAAGACTGGTGAAGGAATAGAGGACATATTGGAGATGATACTTCTAGTTGCTGAAGTGCAGGAGCTTAAGGCCAACCCGAACAGAAGAGCAGTCGGAACTATAATAGAGGCGAAGCTGGACAAGGGAAGAGGAGCTGTAGCTACAGTGCTTGTGCAGAAAGGAACGCTTTCAGTAGGAGATGCCATCATCACAGGTAAGACTTACGGTCGTGTAAGAGCCATGATAGACGACAAGGGCAAGAAGATAAAGAAGGCAGGCCCTTCTACTCCTGTAGAGATAATAGGTCTTTCTGAAGTGCCAGAGTCTGGAGACAGAATGTACATGGTGGAAGACGACAAGAAGGCCAGATATCTTGGAGAGAAGATGAAAGGCAAGCACAGAGACGCCAAGATGAAAGAAGGACAGAAAGTATCTCTAGACAACCTTTTCGACACTATCCAGGACGGACAGGTAAAAGAGCTTAACATAATCGTGAAGGCTGACGTTAGGGGAACTATAGAGGCCATAAAGCAGTCGCTTCTTAAGCTGAGCAATGAAGAAGTAAGGGTAAACCCTATACACGGTGGAGTAGGAGCTATAACTGAAAGTGATATAATGCTGGCTTCTGCATCGAACGCCATAGTAATAGGCTTCAACGTAAGACCTACAAACAACGCCATGGAGATTGCAAGCAGCGAGGAAGTGGACGTTAGAACTTACAGGGTAATATACAACGCCATAGAGGACATAAAGGCCGCTATAGATGGTATGCTAGAGCCTGAGTATAAAGAGGTCTTCCAGGGAAGAGCCGAAGTAAGAGAGATATTCAAGATACCTGGTGGAGTGGCAGCTGGAATCTATGTTCAGACTGGAAAGATCACTAGGGCTTCTCAGATCAGAATACTGAGAGATAATATAGTTATATACGAAGGCGAGCTGTCTTCACTTAGAAGATTTAAAGACGATGTAAAAGAGCTTGCAGTCAACTACGAAGGTGGACTTGCGATAGAAGGATTTAAGGATATGAAAGAAGGCGACGTAGTAGAGGCCTTCATTATGGAAGAAATAAAAAGATAG
- the rbfA gene encoding 30S ribosome-binding factor RbfA → MSSRRLSRMGEEIKKLVSNLIMNEVKDPRVSPMTSVIQVEVTRDLRYAKIYISVMGTEKEKQDTLAGLNSSKGFIRKEIGQKINMRYTPEPIFELDSSIDHGIRISEMLRDINKE, encoded by the coding sequence ATGAGCAGCAGAAGGCTTAGCAGAATGGGAGAAGAAATCAAAAAGCTTGTAAGCAATTTGATAATGAACGAGGTTAAAGATCCCAGAGTATCTCCTATGACTAGCGTTATACAGGTCGAGGTGACAAGGGATCTAAGGTACGCCAAGATATATATAAGCGTTATGGGTACTGAAAAAGAGAAGCAGGATACTCTAGCAGGCCTTAACTCTTCAAAAGGGTTTATCCGAAAGGAAATAGGGCAGAAGATAAATATGAGGTATACTCCAGAGCCTATATTTGAGCTAGACAGTTCCATAGACCATGGAATCAGAATCTCAGAGATGCTGAGAGATATAAATAAAGAGTAG
- a CDS encoding DHH family phosphoesterase: protein MREKIEELKALVEKSEVIYISSHVRPDGDSIGSLLGLGKGLLKQYPEKKIMLRLKDEVPSYLGFLDVSLVKQTDVYEEKGILLALDCGDKSRIGIDGLENIETLVNIDHHMTNPNFGDLNIVLSDASSTSEIVYDILHGLGVEIDPEIAEPIYTGISMDSGSFKYQSTGARTHEIAAELIRTGFDKEKVVRKLYQSNTLSEMLLIKESMERIEFLRDNSIAMLLITEEILENSGMDIKEVDSIVEIIRDIDTVELVFVLKPFEDKTKVSIRSKEKYDSSEIAQNFGGGGHMRAAGCKIDGDMQQARKLILEAIGEGV, encoded by the coding sequence ATGAGAGAAAAAATTGAAGAGTTAAAAGCCCTTGTTGAAAAGAGCGAAGTCATATATATAAGCTCTCATGTAAGGCCGGACGGAGACAGCATAGGGTCTCTGCTCGGGCTGGGCAAGGGGCTTCTAAAGCAGTATCCTGAAAAAAAGATAATGCTCAGGCTAAAAGACGAAGTTCCAAGTTACTTGGGCTTTCTAGATGTATCTCTTGTAAAGCAGACTGACGTTTACGAGGAGAAAGGAATCCTTCTGGCGCTGGACTGCGGAGACAAGAGCAGAATTGGAATAGACGGGCTTGAGAATATAGAGACGCTGGTGAACATAGACCACCATATGACAAACCCGAATTTCGGCGACTTGAACATAGTGCTGAGCGACGCTTCTTCAACTTCGGAGATAGTGTACGACATACTTCACGGGCTTGGAGTTGAAATAGACCCTGAGATTGCAGAGCCCATATACACAGGGATAAGCATGGACAGCGGAAGTTTTAAATACCAGAGCACGGGAGCCAGGACCCATGAGATAGCGGCGGAGCTTATAAGAACTGGGTTTGACAAAGAAAAGGTAGTCAGAAAGCTCTATCAGAGCAACACGCTCAGCGAGATGCTGCTTATAAAAGAGAGCATGGAGAGGATAGAGTTTTTAAGAGACAACAGCATAGCCATGCTCCTTATAACAGAGGAGATACTCGAAAATTCAGGCATGGACATAAAAGAAGTGGACTCGATAGTGGAGATAATACGCGACATCGACACAGTGGAGCTTGTATTCGTCTTGAAGCCATTTGAGGACAAGACCAAGGTCAGCATAAGATCCAAGGAGAAGTACGATTCTTCAGAGATTGCTCAGAATTTCGGCGGCGGCGGACATATGCGGGCTGCAGGGTGCAAGATAGACGGGGATATGCAGCAGGCCAGAAAGCTTATCCTAGAAGCTATTGGCGAGGGTGTTTAA